The following proteins are co-located in the Vigna angularis cultivar LongXiaoDou No.4 chromosome 2, ASM1680809v1, whole genome shotgun sequence genome:
- the LOC108328063 gene encoding alcohol acyltransferase 9: MVRVKEAHVVTPSDPTPDTVLALSALDSQLFLRFTIEYLLVYRPGPGLDRPSTATRLKTALAKALVPYYPFAGRVRPHPQGLGLEVVCRAQGAVFIEASSERYSVNDFQKAPKTVAQWRKLLSLYVTDVLKGSPILVVQLTWLADGGAAVGVGINHCICDGIGSAEFLNYFSDLASEKCQGLGLGVSVDPKPKPVWDRHLLNPDKRGEANPAMHAEFCGVPDLCGFMNRVTSRLKPTCIVLDERRIEALKRACGGESCTSFEVVAAHVWRSWARALGFPKNQTLKLLFSVNVRKRVKPGLPEGYYGNAFVLGCAQSSAWELGERGVAHVWSAVKRAKERVDSEHVRRVVELVSESRASPDSVGVLILSQWSRLGLERVELGMGKPLHVGPICCDRYCLFLPVTGERHSVKVMVAVPSAAVGNFHRFLRESNS, from the coding sequence ATGGTGCGTGTCAAAGAAGCTCATGTTGTCACACCGTCAGACCCCACACCCGACACTGTCCTTGCACTCTCGGCACTCGACTCCCAACTCTTCTTGCGCTTCACAATCGAGTATCTCCTTGTTTACAGGCCCGGCCCGGGCCTCGACCGCCCTTCAACCGCCACTCGTTTAAAAACCGCATTAGCTAAAGCCCTTGTTCCTTATTATCCATTTGCTGGAAGAGTCCGGCCCCATCCCCAGGGGCTGGGCCTCGAGGTCGTTTGTCGGGCCCAGGGCGCTGTCTTCATCGAAGCCTCTTCCGAACGCTACAGTGTCAATGATTTCCAAAAGGCCCCCAAAACAGTGGCCCAATGGAGAAAGCTCTTATCCCTCTACGTCACTGACGTCCTCAAAGGCTCGCCTATTCTCGTCGTCCAGCTCACCTGGCTCGCCGACGGAGGCGCCGCCGTCGGCGTCGGAATCAACCACTGCATCTGCGACGGCATCGGCAGCGCTGAGTTTCTGAATTATTTCTCCGATTTAGCCTCGGAGAAATGTCAGGGTCTGGGTCTCGGTGTGAGTGTGGATCCGAAGCCGAAACCGGTTTGGGATAGACATCTTCTGAATCCGGATAAGCGAGGCGAGGCGAATCCAGCGATGCATGCTGAGTTTTGTGGAGTTCCTGATTTGTGCGGGTTTATGAACCGTGTGACGAGCAGGCTGAAACCTACTTGCATTGTGTTGGACGAGAGACGCATCGAGGCGCTGAAGCGCGCGTGCGGAGGAGAGTCGTGCACGTCCTTCGAGGTAGTGGCCGCGCACGTGTGGAGGAGCTGGGCTCGGGCGTTAGGGTTTCCGAAGAACCAGACGCTGAAGCTTTTGTTCAGCGTGAACGTGCGGAAGCGCGTGAAGCCGGGTTTGCCGGAGGGGTACTATGGGAACGCGTTTGTGTTGGGGTGCGCGCAGAGCAGCGCGTGGGAGTTGGGGGAGAGAGGGGTGGCTCACGTGTGGAGTGCGGTGAAGCGTGCGAAAGAGAGGGTGGATAGCGAGCACGTGCGGAGGGTCGTTGAGTTGGTTTCCGAGTCAAGGGCGAGTCCTGACTCGGTGGGGGTGCTGATTCTGTCGCAGTGGTCGAGACTGGGTTTGGAGAGGGTTGAACTAGGAATGGGAAAGCCTCTGCATGTGGGACCCATTTGCTGCGATAGGTACTGTTTGTTTCTTCCGGTTACCGGTGAACGCCACAGCGTGAAGGTGATGGTGGCCGTCCCCAGCGCCGCCGTTGGCAATTTCCATCGCTTCCTCCGGGAATCCAATTCATGA